One Candidatus Zixiibacteriota bacterium genomic window carries:
- a CDS encoding AAA family ATPase produces the protein MGRLEEVGGRTALVEMVEDVATTSHVVSYARNVQEDASRRRIIELSGRLIAVCQDRTQPLESAQRVTVQLMRAVATPRTDDPGMEHLLSQEIDLILSRKTNTKSGEYLTTSIRELDEKVVGLFKGEMTIIGGPPSMGKTSFAVGIAIHNCVRGARILFLSLDQPPKDIHQRMITFETGIARDRLVHGELSAKQRRAIEDFHSLKTCFGGLSIPDDPPRSILGAAALARSLKRANGLDCIIVDYVQAMRSDNRNDQRAAEMERVSNDLKELGIELNVAVVALAQLSRKYENLGPKDLPTATMLKESPALEQDANLILFPWVPKILMNKQAGHSIQEDDGRTGGRDDGREEYWGAVFKIDKHKTGPTGLVRARFHLARSAFFSMTDPHEGRILPLVRVIRPAHREN, from the coding sequence GTGGGTAGACTGGAGGAGGTGGGCGGTCGAACCGCCCTCGTCGAGATGGTCGAGGATGTCGCGACCACCTCCCACGTGGTGTCTTACGCCAGGAACGTGCAGGAGGACGCATCTCGACGTCGGATCATTGAACTGAGCGGGAGGCTGATTGCGGTGTGCCAGGATCGTACGCAACCGCTTGAGTCGGCCCAGCGAGTTACGGTACAACTGATGAGGGCGGTCGCCACGCCACGAACCGACGACCCCGGAATGGAACACCTGCTGTCGCAGGAGATCGACCTCATTCTGTCTCGCAAGACGAACACGAAGTCGGGTGAGTATCTGACGACCAGCATCCGGGAGCTGGACGAAAAGGTGGTCGGTCTTTTCAAGGGTGAAATGACAATCATCGGAGGCCCGCCGAGCATGGGGAAGACGTCCTTTGCGGTGGGCATCGCCATTCACAATTGTGTAAGGGGCGCCAGGATTCTTTTCCTGTCGCTGGATCAGCCCCCGAAGGATATCCATCAACGAATGATCACATTTGAGACGGGTATTGCTCGAGACCGGTTGGTTCACGGAGAACTCTCCGCGAAGCAGCGACGGGCCATAGAAGACTTTCACTCACTCAAGACGTGTTTCGGCGGGCTTTCTATACCGGACGATCCCCCGCGGAGTATTCTCGGCGCTGCGGCTCTGGCTCGGAGCCTGAAGCGTGCCAACGGCCTGGACTGCATCATCGTCGACTACGTACAGGCCATGCGGTCGGATAACCGGAACGACCAGCGCGCCGCCGAGATGGAGCGGGTCTCCAACGATCTGAAGGAGCTGGGGATTGAGCTGAACGTGGCGGTTGTTGCCCTGGCGCAGTTGAGTCGGAAGTATGAGAATCTTGGACCAAAAGACCTGCCGACGGCAACAATGCTCAAGGAGTCGCCAGCGCTGGAGCAGGATGCCAACCTGATTCTGTTCCCCTGGGTGCCGAAGATACTCATGAACAAGCAGGCGGGGCACTCCATTCAGGAGGACGACGGGAGAACGGGAGGTCGTGATGATGGCCGGGAGGAGTACTGGGGAGCAGTCTTCAAAATCGACAAGCACAAGACGGGACCCACGGGGTTGGTCAGAGCGCGGTTTCACCTGGCGCGGAGCGCCTTCTTCTCGATGACTGACCCGCACGAGGGCCGCATCCTGCCGTTGGTGAGAGTAATACGCCCTGCCCATCGGGAGAACTAG